The following nucleotide sequence is from uncultured Fibrobacter sp..
CCGCCAGCAAGTACCTGATTCCGCTTTTGCCTGAAGGCTGGACGCCCATGCTCAAGACCGATTTGGAAAACGCAGCCTCGCCCACTGAAGCCGTTCAAGAAGTTTCTGTCGGCGACGAAGGCATCGCCAAGACGTTCCTGCGCCCGGTGGGCCAAGCACTCATTAACGGCAAACTGTTTGACGTGCAAACCCACGGCGAAATCATCGAAGCAAGCACCCGCATTCAAGTGACCGCCATCCAGGAAGGTCACATCTGGGTAAGCGTTGCCCACAGCGAAATGGAAGGATAAATTTTAAAACAAAACGGAGAAAAATAATGGACACTCTTTTAATAATCGGAATCATTGTTGCGGCGATTGCCGTTATCATTTTGCTCGCCTTTATTGGCAAGTTCTTCAGCCTCTGGCTGCAGGCCTTGTTCTCCAAGGCAAACGTGAGCATTTTCCAGCTCATCGGTATGCGCCTGCGTAAGGTTCCGCCGCAGGTGATTGTGGAAGCCCGCATTCTTAGCTGCAAGGCAGGCCTTCCCGTAGACACCAACCTGCTCGAAGCCCACTATCTTTCCCGCGGTAACGTGCTCCGCGTGATTCAGGCTTTGATTGCCGCCAACAAGGCAAACATCAAGCTCGACTTCAAGGAAGCCGCCGCTATTGACCTCGCCGGCCGTAACGTGCTCGAAGCTGTGCAGATGTCCGTGAACCCGAAGGTGATTGAAACGCCGAAGGTTTCCGCTGTGGCACTCGACGGTATTCAGCTGCATGCCGTGACCCGCATTACCGTGCGCGCCAGCATCCAAAAACTTGTGGGTGGCGCTGGCGAAGACACCGTGGTCGCCCGCGTGGGCGAAGGCATCGTTTCTTCTATCGGTTCTGCCAAGAGCCACAAGGACGTGCTCGAAAACCCGAACATGATTTCCAAGAAGGTGCTCGCCTCTGGCCTTGACGCCGGTACCGCATTCGAAATTCTTTCGATTGATATCGCCGACGTGGACGTGGGTCAGAACATTGGTGCCATCCTCGAAACCGACCGTGCCGAAGCCGACAAGAAGATTGCTCAGGCCAAGGCAGAAGAACGCCGCGCCATGGCATACGCCGCCGAACAGGAAATGAAGGCCAAGGTCATGGAAATGAAGGCCAAGCTCGTGGAAGCCGAAGCCCAGATTCCGATGGCTATGGCATCTGCCCTTCGCGACGGCAAGCTCGGCGTGATGGACTATTACAACCTGAAAAACATAGAAGCCGACACGCAGATGCGCAAGGAAATCGGAGCTGCCCCGGAGACTAAGTAGTAACCATGGAAGGACTACTCATTCTCATAGGAATATGGGTTCTCGATATCGTCATTAAGAAGGTTGCGGCCAACCGAAGGGAGCAACAGCAACAACAGGTACCGCCGCAATACCAGACCGATGACGACGAACTGGACGAATCCGAAGAACAGGCGCAAGGGCACAACCCTCCGCGCTCGTTGCAGGATTTGATCCGCCAGTTCGAAAATGCCCAACGCCAAGCGACGCAAGGCAATATTGAGCCGCCCACTCCCCCCGTGCAACGTAAGCATGCAGAGCAGCTGACGCTTCGCGACATTGCCGAAGTCGTTATCGGCGTGGATTTTATTGACCTGGAATTCTTGATGGAAGAATTCGACGTTGATGAAAACACCGCTGCCGAGATGCTCATGGATTTGCAAGCCCACCGCATCGTGGGCCGCGACATGGGCGAAGGCACCTGCGACGTACTCGTGCACGACATGGAAGAACTCGACAACTTGTTGCTCCACGAAAAGCGTGCCGAGCAAGAAAGAGAATCTGCCGCTCGCGAACATCACGAAGCCGAAATGGACGAATTACGCCGCAAGGAATTGGAACGTCAAAGGGAGTTAAACGCTCTCGAAGAACGCGCCAAGTCTGCACGCGAATCTGCCGCCGCATTCATGGGAAATGAAGTCGTGAGCGGAACCGAACAGGCTCCGCGCCGCGCTCCTCTCGTTTCAACCAGGAACATTACCGATGTGCGCAAGGGATTCATCTGGGCGAAAGTTCTAG
It contains:
- the floA gene encoding flotillin-like protein FloA (flotillin-like protein involved in membrane lipid rafts), whose translation is MDTLLIIGIIVAAIAVIILLAFIGKFFSLWLQALFSKANVSIFQLIGMRLRKVPPQVIVEARILSCKAGLPVDTNLLEAHYLSRGNVLRVIQALIAANKANIKLDFKEAAAIDLAGRNVLEAVQMSVNPKVIETPKVSAVALDGIQLHAVTRITVRASIQKLVGGAGEDTVVARVGEGIVSSIGSAKSHKDVLENPNMISKKVLASGLDAGTAFEILSIDIADVDVGQNIGAILETDRAEADKKIAQAKAEERRAMAYAAEQEMKAKVMEMKAKLVEAEAQIPMAMASALRDGKLGVMDYYNLKNIEADTQMRKEIGAAPETK